One genomic region from Gopherus flavomarginatus isolate rGopFla2 chromosome 20, rGopFla2.mat.asm, whole genome shotgun sequence encodes:
- the LOC127038244 gene encoding probable G-protein coupled receptor 33, translating into MDQGNTTLLPTTGANSSQTPAAVSTTHLATAVLLFTTFLVGVVGNGLYLWVLGLKMRRTVTTLWFLHLVSCYLLFTLLIPFFAIYVLLGFHWVFGMALCKFLNTCISVAMFTSVFLLTLISLDRYILTHHPIWSRNHRIVPRAQKLVVGVWLASFGLSAPYLAFRETQVVDGGRIICTNNYALSRVWNGAELQDLGRRVHLAVFTVRFLLGFLLPFCTIAGCYGRVVLKMKEKKRVWAGKPFKVMVAAVVSFFLSWLPYHLYQSLNLYKKEVPESVTGALLVIYTFSSCFNACFTPILYLFVGEKFWQVFRKSLLTLVKAAFVDDLSSNAPEYSGKHGSEVENTKLEMV; encoded by the coding sequence ATGGACCAAGGCAACACGACTCTCCTACCAACCACGGGGGCAAATTCCAGCCAGACCCCAGCAGCTGTGAGCACCACTCACCTGGCCACAGCTGTGTTGCTCTTCACCACCTTCCTGGTGGGTGTGGTGGGGAACGGGTTGTACCTGTGGGTGCTTGGACTGAAGATGAGAAGGACGGTGACCACACTCTGGTTCCTTCACCTTGTCTCCTGCTACCTTCTCTTCACCCTGCTGATCCCCTTCTTCGCTATCTACGTCCTCCTGGGTTTCCACTGGGTCTTCGGCATGGCCTTGTGCAAGTTCCTCAACACCTGCATCTCTGTGGCCATGTTCACCTCTGTCTTCCTTCTCACCCTCATCAGTCTGGACCGCTACAtcctcactcaccatcccatctGGTCTCGGAATCACCGCATCGtgcccagggctcagaagctagTTGTGGGTGTGTGGCTGGCCTCCTTCGGTCTCAGCGCTCCCTACCTGGCTTTCCGGGAGACCCAGGTGGTGGATGGGGGCAGAATCATCTGCACCAACAATTATGCCCTCTCCAGAGTCTGGAATGGAGCTGAGCTGCAGGACCTGGGAAGACGGGTCCACCTGGCTGTCTTCACGGTCCGGTTCCTGctaggcttcctgctgcccttcTGCACCATCGCAGGATGCTATGGCCGGGTGGTGCTGAAGATGAAGGAGAAGAAGCGGGTGTGGGCTGGGAAGCCCTTCAAAGTCATGGTGGCTGCGGTGGTGTCCTTCTTTCTCAGCTGGCTGCCCTACCACCTCTACCAGAGCTTGAATCTCTACAAGAAGGAGGTGCCAGAGTCGGTAACAGGTGCTCTCTTGGTCATTTACACCTTCTCATCCTGCTTCAACGCCTGCTTCACCCCCATCCTCTACCTCTTTGTGGGGGAGAAGTTCTGGCAGGTCTTCAGGAAGTCTCTTCTCACTCTGGTCAAGGCAGCTTTTGTTGATGATCTCAGCAGCAATGCCCCCGAGTATAGTGGAAAACATGGGTCTGAAGTTGAGAACACAAAACTGGAGATGGTCTGA